From Tachypleus tridentatus isolate NWPU-2018 chromosome 8, ASM421037v1, whole genome shotgun sequence, a single genomic window includes:
- the LOC143258646 gene encoding transcription initiation protein SPT3 homolog isoform X4, producing the protein MHGFGDSRKPLLESAQLIEEIVRQQLNLLLFQSSENASFRGARFIGLEDVLFLLRKDKVKLSRVIKYLNLKDLKHSIIKGSGIEEEELVESAGGKEKEENKMAMAKMKRTKLCYDFLSSIDQTEELLSAFDEDIFDEVKLDRQTRADRQTRCMNQGQYLEFCESRRMSFSRNYRSTKFRDWLLRDGVTDMKLNALALEIFNYLAYETVAQIVDLALLVKKDAEGASGDPVDRLIPLTVNNPEYPSIQLGFHNSGMSLGTTSESPTQGCSPSPTSPASSSYGNQSPGSSGHGKPKPKKQKKMEEKTMLHIPTSNTILPDDIREVVQRYWSPSGSFVLFSKIHHPTIETRLLCC; encoded by the exons GCATGGTTTTGGTGACTCCAGGAAGCCACTTTTGGAATCAGCTCAACTTATTGAGGAGATTGTTCGTCAACAGCTGAATCTTCTG CTATTTCAGAGTAGTGAAAATGCATCTTTTAGAGGAGCACGATTTATAGGGCTAGAAGATGTTCTGTTTCTTTTAAGAAAGGACAAG gtGAAATTGTCAAGAGTAATAAAATACCTGAACTTGAAAGATTTGAAACACTCAATTATTAAGGGTTCTGGAATAGAAGAAGAGGAACTGGTGGAAAGTGCAG GTGGAAAGGAAAAAGAAGAGAACAAAATGGCAATGGCTAAAATGAAAAGGACAAAATTGTGTTATGATTTTTTGAGTTCTATTGATCAAACAGAGGAATTGTTAAGTGCTTTTGATGAGGACATTTTCGATGAAGTAAAACTGGACAGACAGACT AGAGCTGACAGACAAACAAGATGTATGAATCAGGGTCAGTACCTAGAGTTTTGTGAATCTCGGAGAATGTCATTCA gcCGAAATTATAGGAGTACCAAATTTCGGGACTGGCTTCTCAGAGATGGAGTAACTGATATGAAACTTAATGCACTGGCTTTGGAAATTTTTAACTATCTAGCCTATGAAACTGTTGCTCag ATTGTAGATTTAGCTCTGCTGGTAAAAAAAGATGCTGAAGGAGCTTCTGGAGATCCAGTTGATAGGTTGATCCCACTCACTGTCAATAATCCAGAATACCCAAGTATTCAACTAGGATTTCATAATTCAGGAATGTCTCTTGGAACCACTTCAGAATCTCCAACTCAG GGTTGTTCACCATCTCCTACATCTCCAGCATCAAGTAGTTACGGTAACCAGAGTCCAGGAAGCAGTGGTCATGGAAAACCTAAACCAAAAAAGCAAAAGAAG atggaAGAAAAAACAATGCTACATATACCTACATCAAATACTATACTACCTGATGATATAAGAGAAGTTGTTCAGAGATATTGGAGTCCCTCTGGATCttttgtattgttttct aAAATTCATCATCCTACTATTGAAACAAGACTTTTGTGCTGTTGA